One segment of Yersinia kristensenii DNA contains the following:
- a CDS encoding alpha-keto acid decarboxylase family protein, with protein MSSNYKVADYLLDRLAQVGIRHLFGVPGDFTLHFLDHVISHPGIEWMGCANELNAAYAADGYARVMPAAALLTTVGVGELSAINGIAGSYAEYLPVIHIVGTPALRAQKAGELLHHSFGDGDFSHFSRMAKEVSCAQTSLTAENAVTEIDRLLVAALYQRRPVYLQLPSDVAQTDVVTHPEALALSQPILSPSSLQAFIAAAREKLQSAHRVALLADFLADRFGARQSLNNWLAAVNLPHSTLLMGKGLLDETHPLFLGTYAGAVSDIKVKECIENADVLVMVGVWFVDTITAGFSQHIIQDNCIDIQPEQVCIGRKVFSQIPMVTAVEALHTLCQSLQNEWQQPVITHPSTTLPTSEIVPHGWLNQQAFWSHIQSFLRPGDIVVTDQGTSCFGAASLKLPSGCTFIAQSLWGSIGFSLPAAYGAQLAQPQRRVILLVGDGAAQLTIQELGSMLRDGLTPIIFLLNNQGYTVERAIHGPQQRYNDIAEWDWTQLPQALALNKPSFSRRVTQVDQLQQVLAELENCQQLAFIEVVLPQMDAPELLINIAKSLQTRNAAV; from the coding sequence ATGTCGAGCAACTATAAAGTCGCAGATTATTTACTGGATCGACTGGCACAAGTGGGTATCCGGCACCTGTTTGGTGTTCCAGGAGATTTTACTCTTCACTTTTTGGATCATGTTATTAGCCATCCCGGTATTGAATGGATGGGGTGCGCCAATGAGCTTAATGCGGCTTATGCTGCGGATGGGTATGCTCGTGTCATGCCTGCTGCTGCCTTACTGACCACGGTAGGCGTGGGGGAATTAAGTGCTATCAATGGTATTGCTGGCAGTTATGCTGAATATCTGCCAGTCATTCATATTGTTGGCACACCGGCGCTACGGGCGCAAAAGGCCGGAGAATTGCTACATCACTCATTCGGTGACGGCGATTTTAGCCATTTTTCGCGCATGGCGAAAGAAGTTAGCTGTGCACAAACCAGTTTGACGGCTGAAAATGCGGTGACCGAAATTGATCGCCTGCTGGTGGCTGCGCTATATCAGCGACGGCCGGTTTATCTCCAACTCCCTAGTGATGTGGCACAGACTGATGTGGTAACCCACCCGGAAGCTTTGGCTCTCTCCCAACCTATCTTGTCCCCCTCATCGTTGCAGGCGTTTATTGCTGCGGCCCGTGAGAAGTTACAGTCAGCACATCGGGTGGCGCTATTAGCCGATTTTCTAGCTGACCGATTTGGTGCCCGACAATCACTGAATAACTGGCTGGCGGCAGTGAATCTGCCACATTCGACATTACTGATGGGCAAAGGATTATTAGATGAAACACATCCACTGTTTCTTGGCACTTATGCCGGTGCGGTCAGTGACATTAAAGTCAAAGAGTGCATTGAAAACGCTGATGTTTTGGTGATGGTCGGGGTATGGTTTGTCGATACCATTACTGCCGGATTCAGCCAGCATATAATTCAAGATAACTGTATTGATATTCAGCCGGAACAGGTATGTATTGGGCGAAAAGTTTTCAGCCAAATCCCGATGGTGACTGCGGTGGAGGCGTTACATACATTGTGTCAATCATTGCAGAATGAATGGCAGCAACCCGTTATCACTCACCCCTCTACCACTCTCCCAACCTCAGAAATTGTGCCGCATGGTTGGCTTAATCAACAGGCATTTTGGTCTCACATCCAGTCGTTTTTACGGCCTGGCGATATCGTGGTGACAGATCAGGGCACTTCATGCTTTGGCGCGGCATCATTGAAGTTACCGTCCGGATGTACGTTTATAGCTCAATCATTGTGGGGCTCAATTGGTTTTAGTTTGCCAGCCGCTTATGGTGCTCAGCTGGCACAACCACAGCGGCGGGTGATATTGTTGGTGGGTGATGGCGCTGCTCAACTGACCATCCAAGAGTTAGGGTCAATGTTGCGCGACGGATTAACACCGATTATTTTTCTGCTTAACAACCAAGGATATACGGTAGAGCGCGCCATTCATGGGCCGCAACAGCGCTATAACGATATTGCCGAATGGGATTGGACGCAATTGCCGCAGGCACTGGCTTTGAATAAACCAAGTTTTAGCCGTCGAGTCACTCAGGTCGATCAATTACAACAGGTGCTGGCAGAACTCGAAAATTGCCAACAATTAGCTTTTATCGAGGTGGTATTGCCGCAAATGGATGCGCCTGAATTATTAATTAACATAGCTAAATCTCTTCAGACTCGTAATGCCGCTGTCTGA
- a CDS encoding aldo/keto reductase, whose product MVYQATSSRYQEMEYHRCGRSGLMLPAISLGLWHNFGDSTLYENSRNLIHRAFDHGITHFDLANNYGPPPGSAELNFGRILQQDLRPYRDELIISSKAGYTMWPGPYGDWGSKKYLVASINQSLQRMGLDYVDIFYHHRPDPNTPLEETMAALDLLVRQGKALYIGLSNYPAAQARQACEILAQLGTPCLIHQPKYSMFERWIEAELQDTLDEYGVGSIAFSPLAGGLLTDRYLAGIPLDSRAASDSKFLNPEQLSAEKLAKVRQLNELALDRGQKLSQMSLAWVLRGGRVTSALIGASKISQIDDAVGMLANTEFSDAEIKAIEDILV is encoded by the coding sequence ATGGTCTATCAAGCAACTTCCTCCCGCTATCAGGAGATGGAATATCACCGTTGTGGCCGTAGTGGATTAATGCTCCCGGCTATTTCTCTTGGCCTATGGCATAACTTTGGCGATAGCACGCTGTATGAAAATAGCCGTAATCTGATTCATCGAGCTTTTGATCATGGCATTACCCATTTTGATTTAGCCAATAACTATGGCCCCCCTCCCGGTTCAGCCGAACTGAATTTCGGCCGGATCCTGCAACAAGACCTGCGCCCTTATCGCGATGAACTGATTATCTCATCCAAAGCAGGCTACACCATGTGGCCTGGCCCTTATGGGGATTGGGGATCCAAAAAATATCTGGTCGCGAGCATTAATCAAAGTTTGCAACGCATGGGTTTGGATTATGTTGATATTTTTTATCATCACCGCCCAGACCCTAATACCCCGCTGGAAGAGACCATGGCGGCGCTGGATTTACTAGTGCGCCAAGGCAAAGCACTGTATATCGGTTTGTCGAACTACCCTGCTGCACAAGCGCGTCAAGCCTGTGAAATTCTCGCGCAGCTCGGCACTCCTTGCCTGATTCACCAACCGAAATATTCTATGTTTGAGCGCTGGATTGAAGCCGAGCTACAAGATACGCTGGATGAATATGGTGTGGGATCTATTGCTTTTTCGCCATTGGCAGGCGGCTTATTAACTGACCGCTATCTGGCAGGAATTCCATTAGATTCGCGGGCAGCCAGTGACAGTAAGTTCCTGAATCCTGAACAGCTTTCAGCGGAGAAACTGGCTAAGGTTCGCCAATTAAATGAACTGGCGCTTGATCGCGGGCAGAAGCTATCGCAAATGTCCTTAGCTTGGGTATTACGTGGCGGGCGAGTGACATCAGCATTGATTGGGGCCAGTAAAATCAGCCAAATTGATGATGCCGTCGGCATGTTGGCAAATACCGAATTCAGTGACGCAGAAATAAAAGCTATTGAAGATATTTTAGTGTAA
- a CDS encoding DUF2502 domain-containing protein: MLKTAIFKSTMLKLSIVRPRRIRPLLLITILAWFPLIPMANAESIELLPSISLHIGEQDRSGNYWDGYDWRDRQWWQNHQGRDLGERNRHGHYWDGHRWQDRDWWKKNYYYREGRYWKYDKHHDNRGKKHHRNQGRDHHHHD, encoded by the coding sequence ATGTTAAAGACGGCCATATTTAAATCAACAATGTTAAAGCTGAGTATTGTGAGGCCAAGAAGAATAAGGCCCCTGTTGCTGATAACAATATTAGCCTGGTTCCCTCTTATCCCCATGGCGAATGCCGAAAGCATTGAGTTGCTGCCCAGTATTTCTTTACACATTGGCGAACAAGATCGCAGTGGTAATTATTGGGATGGTTATGACTGGCGCGACCGCCAATGGTGGCAAAATCATCAAGGGCGAGATTTAGGTGAGCGTAATCGTCATGGCCATTACTGGGATGGTCACCGCTGGCAAGATAGAGATTGGTGGAAAAAGAACTATTATTACCGCGAAGGGCGCTACTGGAAATATGACAAACATCATGACAACCGCGGCAAAAAACATCATCGAAACCAAGGGCGCGATCATCACCATCATGACTAA
- a CDS encoding Nramp family divalent metal transporter → MLNSRAVDTPRRNSRRIKLSLMGPAFIAAIAYIDPGNFATNIQAGASFGYTLLWVVVWANVMAMLVQLLSAKLGIATGKNLAEHIRDRFPRPVVWAYWVQAEIIVMATDLAEFIGAAIGFKLLLGVTLLQGAVLTGIATFLILMLQNRGQKPIEMVIGGLLLFVAASYIVELIFSQPELAALGRGMIIPSLPNSNAVFLAAGVLGATIMPHVIYLHSALTQTEGKESKTERYASTKFDVAIAMTIAGFVNLAMMATAAAAFHFNGYQHVAEIEEAYLTLQPLLGNAAATVFGLSLVAAGLSSTVVGTMAGQVVMQGFVHFYIPMWLRRAITMLPSFIVIMIGMDATKILVMSQVLLSFGIALALVPLLVFTGNKELMGELVDKKLTQILGKLVVLCVIGLNGYLLVSLL, encoded by the coding sequence ATGTTGAATAGCCGTGCTGTCGATACACCTCGTCGCAACTCAAGGAGGATAAAACTCTCCCTGATGGGGCCTGCCTTTATTGCTGCCATTGCCTATATCGACCCCGGTAACTTTGCAACTAACATTCAGGCCGGAGCCAGCTTTGGCTATACCCTCCTGTGGGTTGTGGTATGGGCCAATGTCATGGCGATGTTAGTCCAACTGCTCTCAGCAAAACTAGGGATCGCAACCGGTAAGAATCTGGCGGAGCATATCCGTGATCGTTTCCCGCGCCCAGTGGTATGGGCTTACTGGGTGCAGGCTGAGATTATCGTGATGGCTACAGACTTGGCCGAGTTTATCGGGGCCGCTATTGGCTTCAAATTGCTACTGGGCGTAACGCTTCTACAAGGCGCGGTACTGACCGGCATCGCCACTTTCCTTATTCTTATGCTGCAAAATCGCGGGCAAAAGCCAATCGAAATGGTGATTGGTGGGCTGCTATTATTTGTCGCGGCATCTTATATTGTTGAACTGATTTTCTCTCAGCCCGAACTGGCGGCTCTGGGGCGCGGGATGATTATTCCGAGCTTGCCTAACAGTAACGCGGTGTTTTTAGCCGCCGGGGTTCTGGGGGCGACCATTATGCCGCACGTCATTTACCTGCATTCAGCATTAACACAGACGGAAGGTAAAGAATCCAAAACTGAGCGCTACGCTTCAACCAAATTTGATGTGGCGATTGCCATGACGATTGCGGGTTTTGTGAATTTGGCCATGATGGCAACCGCTGCTGCGGCTTTTCATTTCAATGGCTATCAACATGTTGCCGAAATCGAAGAGGCCTATTTGACCTTGCAACCCCTGTTAGGCAATGCTGCCGCCACGGTTTTCGGCTTGAGCTTGGTGGCCGCAGGCTTGTCGTCGACAGTGGTGGGCACTATGGCTGGGCAAGTGGTAATGCAGGGATTTGTGCACTTTTATATTCCCATGTGGCTACGTCGCGCGATCACCATGTTGCCGTCTTTTATTGTCATTATGATCGGGATGGACGCGACTAAAATACTGGTGATGAGCCAAGTTTTACTGAGCTTTGGCATTGCATTGGCACTGGTACCGTTATTGGTCTTCACCGGCAATAAAGAATTGATGGGGGAGTTGGTTGATAAAAAGTTGACTCAGATTTTGGGTAAATTAGTTGTCTTGTGCGTGATTGGATTAAATGGCTATCTGCTGGTGAGCCTGCTTTAA